In Rhizobium lusitanum, a genomic segment contains:
- a CDS encoding cysteine hydrolase family protein, producing MSHPEKTALILVDVINSFFEPGHPNYYTGVEDVLEPMRKLRSVARDNNVVTVYAVERHRPEFNDFEWKKLPIHHLEDANDADFFADFRPEGKNETAVYKRRFSAFFATDLALFLHEQKVTRVIIAGVKTNVCIRATAQDAFANGFEPVIVREATNSNRPHLAEASLEDIDRYMGRVVSLAEGLEMLK from the coding sequence ATGAGTCATCCAGAAAAAACTGCACTGATCCTTGTCGATGTGATCAATTCCTTCTTCGAGCCGGGCCATCCCAACTACTACACGGGCGTCGAAGACGTGCTCGAACCGATGCGCAAACTCCGTTCGGTCGCGCGCGACAACAATGTCGTCACGGTCTATGCCGTCGAGAGACATCGGCCCGAATTCAATGATTTCGAATGGAAGAAGCTACCGATCCATCATCTCGAGGATGCGAACGACGCCGATTTCTTCGCCGATTTCCGACCCGAGGGAAAGAACGAGACCGCAGTCTACAAAAGGCGGTTCAGCGCCTTCTTCGCGACCGACCTCGCGCTTTTTCTGCATGAGCAAAAAGTCACCCGCGTCATCATTGCCGGGGTCAAGACGAACGTCTGCATTCGGGCAACGGCACAGGACGCATTTGCCAACGGGTTCGAACCGGTCATCGTCCGTGAAGCCACCAATTCCAACCGCCCTCACCTCGCCGAGGCGTCGCTAGAAGATATTGATCGTTACATGGGCAGGGTCGTGAGCCTCGCCGAAGGGTTGGAGATGCTGAAATGA
- a CDS encoding MFS transporter, with the protein MAMFLSGLGTSAAAPQIVLFLVRELGTPLPVASLYYLTSIAAPIAGYMVGRYSDRTGIRLGLFRACALLGFLGWAAIALSNVLWMPFVISAVILSLAGAATSQIFTAVHDELSRHNGKANESVVGIIRMALTAGWIVGPVLGAWLAAQYGLRAMIWVTAACWLLQIIPLGTLSVPPASKPATQDTPGQRSPGREMVPLLAFTGLFVLVYAGEPIKYGFLLLYMEETLKLDPAVRGAVIGIQPFIELMIMPFSVVLARKVGTLRLMWLAAGLGVCANLCFAFWASAAGMFAGQILMGGVWGVFMVLGIIVAQRLLPGAVATASAIFMSSTALSSALGGAAGGLGVAAVGLPHVFVLPAVFAGVAAIGLVAMAKAGMIRD; encoded by the coding sequence ATGGCGATGTTCCTGTCGGGCCTGGGAACTTCGGCGGCAGCGCCGCAGATCGTGCTTTTCCTTGTTAGGGAGCTGGGCACTCCGCTCCCCGTTGCGAGCCTCTACTACCTTACCAGCATCGCAGCCCCCATCGCGGGTTACATGGTGGGCAGGTACTCCGACCGCACCGGCATCCGGCTCGGCCTGTTCAGGGCCTGCGCACTGCTCGGCTTTCTCGGCTGGGCCGCCATCGCGCTTTCGAACGTGCTGTGGATGCCGTTCGTGATCAGCGCCGTAATCCTCTCTTTGGCCGGCGCGGCGACGTCGCAGATCTTCACTGCCGTCCACGACGAGCTGAGCCGTCATAACGGGAAAGCCAACGAGAGCGTCGTCGGCATAATCCGAATGGCCCTGACCGCTGGCTGGATCGTCGGCCCGGTCCTCGGAGCTTGGCTGGCCGCCCAGTACGGGCTGCGTGCCATGATCTGGGTGACAGCGGCCTGCTGGCTACTACAGATCATCCCTCTCGGCACGTTAAGCGTCCCGCCTGCCTCCAAGCCGGCGACCCAGGACACGCCGGGACAGCGATCGCCCGGCCGGGAGATGGTGCCCCTGCTCGCGTTCACCGGACTGTTCGTCCTGGTCTACGCCGGGGAGCCGATCAAATACGGCTTCCTCCTCCTTTACATGGAGGAGACCCTCAAACTCGACCCGGCTGTGCGCGGGGCCGTCATCGGCATTCAGCCCTTCATCGAGCTGATGATCATGCCGTTCAGCGTGGTCCTCGCGCGCAAGGTGGGCACTCTCCGGCTGATGTGGCTCGCCGCGGGGCTCGGCGTCTGCGCCAACCTGTGCTTCGCCTTCTGGGCTTCCGCCGCGGGCATGTTCGCGGGCCAGATCCTGATGGGCGGGGTCTGGGGCGTGTTCATGGTTCTCGGCATCATCGTCGCCCAGCGCCTGCTGCCGGGGGCCGTGGCGACCGCGTCGGCAATCTTCATGAGCTCCACGGCGCTGAGCTCCGCGCTCGGCGGTGCCGCCGGCGGCCTCGGTGTCGCTGCCGTCGGCCTGCCGCACGTCTTCGTCCTCCCCGCAGTCTTCGCAGGGGTCGCTGCCATCGGGCTTGTGGCTATGGCCAAGGCGGGGATGATCAGGGACTAG
- a CDS encoding LacI family DNA-binding transcriptional regulator, with the protein MTRKTNSVPGIRDVAKMAGVSVATASRVIAKADYPVAAATRVRVIEAAGALGFVRNAMARGLSRSRSDSVGVIVPALHAYYAAMIEGIDEAATRQGLTILLGLSRGDEAKREQLVTEFLERRVDGLLICAGADDHLPGRTPTEMPIPTVLIGQQANPGFPIVVTDNVAAGYEVAEHLWSLGHRAFAYLAPDKGWHDFRDRQAGVSVFLKQADEAYKLDVLDGIYSEADAFSRMGEALKGGLAATAVIASTDRHALGAMAALTDAGRWVPDAVAVVGFDNYLSSQYLRPALTSMHMPAGEMGRLGLETLVAAIGGHQVPMRSELRATLVARGSSVPSP; encoded by the coding sequence ATGACACGAAAAACTAACTCCGTACCCGGCATACGAGACGTCGCCAAAATGGCGGGCGTCTCGGTGGCCACGGCCTCCCGGGTCATCGCCAAGGCTGACTACCCGGTCGCCGCGGCGACCCGGGTGAGGGTGATCGAGGCCGCGGGCGCCCTCGGCTTCGTGCGCAACGCCATGGCGCGCGGCTTGTCGCGCTCGAGGTCCGACAGCGTCGGCGTGATCGTTCCGGCGCTCCACGCCTATTACGCAGCCATGATCGAAGGGATAGACGAGGCGGCGACCCGCCAGGGTCTCACCATCCTGCTGGGCCTCAGCCGAGGCGACGAGGCAAAGCGCGAGCAACTGGTCACTGAGTTCCTTGAGCGCAGGGTCGACGGACTGCTGATCTGTGCCGGTGCCGACGACCACCTGCCGGGACGAACTCCGACTGAGATGCCGATCCCGACCGTCCTGATCGGACAGCAGGCGAACCCGGGCTTCCCGATCGTTGTGACGGACAATGTGGCTGCTGGCTACGAAGTGGCCGAACACCTTTGGAGCCTCGGCCACCGTGCCTTCGCGTACTTGGCACCGGACAAGGGGTGGCACGACTTTCGGGATCGCCAGGCCGGCGTTAGCGTGTTCCTCAAGCAAGCCGATGAAGCCTACAAGCTGGACGTGCTCGACGGCATCTACAGCGAGGCCGACGCGTTCTCGCGCATGGGCGAGGCACTCAAGGGCGGCTTGGCAGCGACGGCTGTCATCGCGTCGACCGACCGCCACGCGCTGGGTGCGATGGCTGCGCTGACAGACGCGGGAAGATGGGTTCCGGACGCGGTGGCCGTGGTGGGGTTCGACAACTACCTGAGCAGCCAGTACCTGCGCCCGGCCCTCACTTCGATGCACATGCCGGCCGGTGAGATGGGCCGGCTTGGACTTGAGACGCTCGTCGCGGCGATTGGTGGCCATCAGGTTCCGATGCGTTCGGAGCTGCGCGCGACACTGGTCGCGCGGGGCTCGTCGGTGCCTAGTCCCTGA
- a CDS encoding sugar isomerase domain-containing protein, protein MSHLSTRYFDTLIERLSKVRDEQAASIEKAAELCAKSIAAGKLVFTFGTGHGAIPALESFPRTGTIVGFRPIVESTMISFHHVWGDMGARQYRFIHAQEGYGKAIMRSHQLDSEDTMILFSHSGINAVILDIAIECKERGISLIGVTSLPHSSSVPSRHSSGKRLFEVADVVIDTGIPKGDAAIHIDGLEHAVGPSSTSVTVAIAHAIVSTTAEKLVQQGLAPGVMVSPNTTSKTIADKQNDENYEALWARLKAR, encoded by the coding sequence ATGTCTCACCTCTCCACACGCTACTTCGATACATTGATCGAACGTCTCTCCAAGGTGCGTGACGAACAGGCGGCCTCGATCGAAAAGGCGGCCGAACTCTGCGCGAAATCCATCGCCGCCGGCAAGCTAGTCTTCACCTTCGGCACAGGCCATGGCGCGATCCCGGCGCTCGAGAGCTTTCCACGCACCGGGACGATCGTAGGCTTCCGCCCGATCGTCGAAAGCACCATGATCTCGTTCCACCACGTCTGGGGCGACATGGGCGCACGGCAATACCGCTTCATTCACGCGCAGGAAGGCTACGGCAAGGCGATCATGCGTTCGCATCAGCTCGATTCCGAAGACACCATGATCCTGTTTTCGCATTCGGGTATCAATGCCGTGATCCTCGACATCGCCATTGAGTGCAAGGAGCGGGGCATCAGCCTGATCGGCGTTACCTCGCTACCGCATTCGAGCAGCGTTCCCTCCCGGCACTCCTCGGGCAAGCGGCTATTTGAAGTCGCCGACGTGGTGATCGATACGGGGATACCCAAGGGAGACGCCGCAATCCATATCGACGGTCTCGAACATGCTGTAGGCCCAAGCTCGACCAGCGTCACAGTCGCGATTGCACATGCGATCGTTTCAACAACGGCCGAAAAACTCGTTCAGCAAGGCTTGGCACCAGGTGTCATGGTCAGTCCCAACACGACGAGCAAGACAATCGCCGACAAGCAGAACGACGAAAATTACGAGGCTCTTTGGGCCCGCCTGAAAGCACGGTGA
- a CDS encoding carbohydrate kinase family protein produces the protein MSGIVISGYASLDHVIVLNGDIRPGRTTTILSRPEAAWPRVGGGPAYVAQAITKAYSGMVHPLSWIGEDASGEAYLEQLARSGVACQGMAKVAGARTPISVLAYDPAGDCACLYDPGMSTTIGLTEDQKALTRAAEWICITIGPKIVTDQLRTLIKHEQKLAWIVKNDPRAITPEQRAMLAARADLIFCNGREREFLESTPVGTTRPGQIIVETQGRHGATFQRDGESTFVAAEPINVTDPTGAGDTFAGGVIASILNGAHEPEVFGRAGMEAARTLLLARKSEETESMKE, from the coding sequence ATGAGCGGCATCGTCATATCGGGATATGCGAGCCTGGACCATGTGATCGTGCTGAATGGCGATATCAGGCCCGGACGCACGACGACGATCCTGAGCAGGCCGGAAGCGGCATGGCCGCGGGTCGGCGGTGGCCCGGCCTATGTCGCTCAGGCGATCACCAAGGCCTATTCAGGAATGGTTCATCCGCTGAGTTGGATCGGCGAAGACGCATCGGGCGAAGCCTACCTCGAACAACTTGCCAGAAGCGGGGTTGCCTGCCAGGGTATGGCCAAGGTAGCAGGCGCCCGCACACCGATCTCGGTGCTCGCCTACGACCCCGCGGGCGATTGCGCCTGCCTCTACGACCCGGGCATGTCAACCACAATCGGCCTCACGGAAGACCAGAAGGCGCTGACGCGTGCGGCCGAATGGATCTGCATCACCATCGGCCCGAAGATCGTGACCGATCAACTGCGGACGCTGATCAAGCATGAGCAGAAGCTTGCCTGGATCGTCAAGAACGACCCACGCGCGATCACGCCGGAGCAGAGGGCGATGCTCGCCGCTCGCGCCGACCTGATCTTCTGCAACGGCCGCGAGCGCGAATTTCTCGAAAGCACACCTGTGGGAACAACGCGTCCCGGCCAGATCATCGTCGAAACCCAGGGCCGCCACGGCGCCACCTTCCAGCGCGATGGCGAGAGCACGTTCGTTGCCGCAGAGCCGATCAACGTCACCGATCCGACCGGCGCAGGCGACACCTTCGCCGGAGGCGTCATCGCGTCGATCCTCAATGGCGCACACGAGCCTGAAGTCTTCGGCCGCGCGGGCATGGAAGCCGCGCGCACCCTCCTCCTTGCCCGGAAATCCGAAGAAACCGAAAGCATGAAAGAATGA
- a CDS encoding ABC transporter permease produces MATIVSPAPTRRNIAVLKPLAEALLPVALSLVLAGIVLIVAGHNPLEVYRMLVVESFGSGKRIASTLSAATPLIFTGVATAIAFRTGAFNVGIEGCVNVGGLAAAFVGFTFISLSGYILLPLAILASAVAGSLWMVIPGFLKSRLDVEEVVTTLMFNFIAVGLTAWLVNGPLLAPGAANSATPMIADAARLPKLMRGSTLNAGFVIALACVVLYWLWGKWTALGFETRIAGMNPRFATATGMNVPGLVFKMMLLSGAVGGLAGGVHALGNVYRYVSGFSPGYGFVGIAVALLGRGNAFGMLLAAVLFGALATSGATIQLFSDVPIEIVNILQGLVMIFAVARFGFFARKGRAA; encoded by the coding sequence ATGGCGACAATCGTTTCTCCTGCCCCGACCAGGCGCAACATCGCCGTTCTCAAGCCACTCGCTGAAGCGCTGCTTCCGGTCGCGCTGTCGCTGGTGCTGGCAGGTATCGTGCTGATCGTCGCCGGCCACAATCCGCTGGAAGTCTATCGCATGCTGGTGGTCGAATCTTTCGGTTCGGGCAAGCGCATCGCCTCGACGCTTTCGGCGGCGACGCCGCTCATCTTCACAGGCGTCGCAACAGCCATCGCCTTCCGCACCGGCGCCTTCAATGTCGGGATCGAGGGTTGCGTCAATGTCGGCGGGCTTGCCGCGGCCTTCGTCGGTTTCACCTTCATCTCGCTCTCCGGCTATATATTGTTGCCCCTTGCTATACTGGCGTCTGCGGTGGCCGGCAGCCTGTGGATGGTCATCCCCGGTTTCCTCAAATCGCGCTTGGATGTCGAGGAAGTCGTCACCACACTGATGTTCAATTTCATAGCCGTTGGTCTCACCGCCTGGCTGGTCAACGGCCCGCTGCTGGCGCCGGGCGCTGCCAATTCGGCGACGCCGATGATCGCCGATGCAGCGCGATTGCCAAAGCTCATGCGCGGCTCGACGTTGAACGCAGGCTTCGTCATCGCGCTTGCGTGCGTCGTTCTCTACTGGCTGTGGGGCAAGTGGACAGCGTTGGGTTTCGAGACCCGCATCGCCGGCATGAATCCCCGCTTCGCGACGGCAACGGGAATGAACGTGCCGGGTCTCGTGTTCAAGATGATGCTGCTTTCGGGCGCCGTCGGCGGTCTGGCGGGCGGAGTGCATGCTCTCGGCAATGTCTATCGCTACGTCTCGGGTTTCTCGCCCGGATATGGATTCGTCGGCATAGCGGTGGCGCTGCTCGGGCGCGGCAATGCTTTCGGCATGCTGCTGGCGGCCGTCCTGTTCGGGGCACTCGCCACATCCGGCGCGACAATCCAGCTCTTTAGCGATGTGCCGATCGAGATCGTCAACATTCTGCAGGGCCTCGTGATGATCTTCGCGGTCGCACGCTTCGGCTTCTTCGCGAGAAAGGGACGCGCGGCATGA
- a CDS encoding BMP family ABC transporter substrate-binding protein → MARLLETGEPYYLQIAGKLRGMVGSLPPGERLPSEPQLAKNFKVSRFTVAKAVEELAKDGLVVRKQGSGTFVAEAPLRRQPGYLLSFTEAVAAAGHTATHRVLAFRAVDWSPGLPYSPETPLILFDRLRYVDDVPVARHRSILSAGLVDRIGLTEEVAATSDFSLYRQFEDHGLTVATANEKLIARLASHEERKLLDLADDTVVFSVSRDTYSYDGMPLDSVEATYDARHYSYEARLTRQPDTGNPKKIRRTTMNSGRLILMATTVLASVLGTLTANAADKPAALIIAQGGLGDQSYNDLAYAGFQQALKDAGLEGKAVESKEVVAQAADILRRASDADFGLIVDLEYSHGEPMQEVAKDYPNTTFAILNQVQKGDNIVSVLFQEQEGSYLAGVLAAQVTTDTSIKGINPEPIIGVIGGTKSVGIDKFIAGYIEGAKSVNPKIEVKVAYSNNFGDPALGQQMAKAMYEEGADIIYQVAGGTGAGVIQAAKDSGHFAIGVDGDQDSVAPGYVLTSMMKKTNVAVEGVVKDYAKGVKLGGTTVSYGLKEGGVGLSEMKYTKDIIPTAYLEKVEAAKADIISGKIKVWNVVEQGYPDYLK, encoded by the coding sequence ATGGCACGACTTCTCGAAACCGGTGAACCCTACTACCTGCAAATAGCAGGTAAACTTCGCGGCATGGTCGGCAGCCTGCCGCCCGGCGAACGCCTGCCGAGTGAGCCTCAGCTAGCCAAAAATTTCAAAGTCAGCCGCTTTACGGTTGCAAAAGCCGTGGAAGAGTTGGCCAAAGACGGGTTAGTTGTGCGCAAGCAGGGCAGCGGAACGTTCGTTGCCGAAGCACCCTTACGGCGCCAGCCGGGCTACCTTCTCTCATTTACTGAAGCGGTCGCGGCTGCCGGACATACGGCGACCCACAGGGTCCTCGCCTTCCGAGCGGTAGATTGGTCGCCCGGCCTCCCTTACTCACCCGAGACGCCGCTGATCCTTTTCGACCGCTTGCGCTACGTCGACGATGTGCCGGTGGCGCGGCATCGCTCGATATTGTCGGCAGGACTAGTAGACCGGATCGGGCTGACCGAAGAAGTTGCTGCGACATCGGATTTTTCGCTCTATCGGCAATTCGAGGATCATGGCCTGACGGTTGCGACCGCGAACGAAAAGCTCATCGCCCGGCTCGCCAGTCACGAGGAACGCAAGCTGCTGGATCTCGCAGATGACACAGTGGTCTTCTCGGTCAGCCGCGACACTTATTCATATGACGGGATGCCGCTGGATTCGGTCGAGGCCACTTACGACGCGCGTCACTATTCGTATGAAGCCAGGCTCACAAGACAGCCTGATACGGGGAACCCCAAAAAAATCAGGAGAACAACGATGAATTCCGGAAGGCTGATACTGATGGCCACAACGGTCCTCGCCTCGGTCCTTGGGACACTGACGGCGAACGCAGCTGATAAGCCTGCGGCCCTGATCATTGCGCAGGGCGGACTTGGCGACCAGTCGTACAACGATCTGGCCTATGCCGGCTTTCAGCAGGCGCTGAAGGACGCCGGCCTCGAAGGCAAGGCGGTCGAGTCCAAGGAGGTTGTCGCCCAGGCTGCAGACATCTTGCGCCGCGCTTCTGACGCCGATTTCGGCTTGATCGTCGATCTCGAATACTCCCATGGCGAACCGATGCAGGAAGTTGCCAAGGACTATCCCAACACTACCTTTGCCATCCTCAATCAGGTCCAGAAAGGCGACAACATCGTCTCGGTCCTTTTTCAGGAACAGGAAGGCTCCTACCTCGCCGGTGTGCTGGCAGCCCAGGTGACGACCGATACATCGATCAAGGGCATCAATCCGGAGCCGATCATCGGCGTCATCGGCGGGACCAAGTCGGTTGGCATAGACAAATTCATTGCCGGCTATATCGAGGGCGCGAAATCGGTCAACCCGAAGATAGAGGTCAAAGTCGCCTATTCCAACAACTTCGGCGATCCAGCGCTCGGCCAGCAGATGGCCAAGGCCATGTATGAGGAAGGCGCCGATATCATCTACCAAGTGGCCGGCGGCACAGGTGCCGGCGTCATCCAGGCGGCCAAAGATAGCGGCCACTTCGCCATCGGCGTCGATGGCGACCAGGACAGCGTTGCCCCGGGCTATGTGCTGACTTCGATGATGAAGAAGACCAATGTCGCCGTCGAAGGGGTCGTCAAGGACTATGCCAAGGGCGTGAAGCTCGGCGGTACGACGGTGTCCTACGGTCTCAAGGAGGGGGGCGTTGGCCTGTCCGAGATGAAATATACCAAAGACATCATCCCAACTGCCTATCTCGAAAAGGTTGAGGCGGCCAAGGCCGACATCATCTCGGGCAAGATCAAGGTCTGGAATGTAGTCGAACAGGGATATCCGGATTACCTGAAGTAA
- a CDS encoding ABC transporter ATP-binding protein — MNPMTTPQAVTRGVRLGARGITRRFGPLFANSSVDFSATVGTIHAIVGGNGAGKSTLMRILQGMDKPDEGSVVINDVATSLSGPADAFRLGIGMVHQEFMLVPGLTLLENLVLAREPVKGLGVIDRARALEAARGLERQAGVTLDWDLQVDEAPVHVRQIVEILRLLYRGVDVLILDEPTAVLAPSQTRELMVLLRRLRDDGRTILFISHKLDEVMTISDDITIMRTGKVIRSMKASETSKAQLAELMIGEILHETKARASQPGSVVLALDNVSVGDGRGVDRLKQTSLNVRKGEIVAIAGVAGNGQDELVAAVTGLMRASGGRAMLGGKDISSLPLPARRALGLSYLSPDRAAEGLCLDASIAENVVAGHHRRQGFVKSGVLKLGAIAEHAERLLDRYSVKRASPTLAISSLSGGNQQRVAIARELDGDPDLLVACQPTRGVDIKGIAFIHRCLLDYRDRGGAVLLVSEELDEILALADRIVVLFNGEIRGELSRGHADVEAIGRIMLGEVA; from the coding sequence ATGAACCCGATGACCACCCCACAAGCGGTGACCCGCGGCGTACGCCTCGGTGCGCGCGGTATAACGCGGCGATTTGGACCGCTTTTCGCCAATAGTAGCGTGGATTTCTCGGCCACCGTCGGGACTATCCATGCAATTGTCGGCGGCAACGGCGCCGGCAAATCGACGCTGATGCGTATCCTCCAAGGCATGGACAAGCCCGACGAGGGCAGCGTCGTCATCAATGACGTGGCCACCAGTCTATCAGGCCCGGCCGATGCCTTTCGGCTCGGCATTGGCATGGTGCATCAAGAGTTCATGCTGGTCCCAGGGCTGACTTTGCTCGAAAACCTGGTTCTGGCACGCGAGCCCGTAAAAGGGCTTGGCGTCATCGATCGCGCCAGGGCGCTGGAAGCGGCACGTGGGCTGGAGCGGCAGGCGGGCGTAACGCTCGACTGGGACCTGCAGGTCGATGAAGCGCCGGTGCATGTGCGCCAGATCGTAGAAATCCTGCGTCTGCTCTATCGCGGCGTCGACGTGTTGATCCTCGATGAGCCAACGGCCGTGTTGGCGCCATCGCAGACCCGCGAACTGATGGTACTGCTGCGCCGACTGCGTGACGATGGCCGCACCATTCTCTTCATCAGCCACAAGCTCGACGAAGTGATGACCATCAGCGACGACATCACCATCATGCGCACTGGCAAGGTGATCCGCAGCATGAAGGCATCGGAAACGTCCAAGGCCCAACTGGCGGAACTGATGATCGGCGAGATCCTTCATGAGACGAAGGCGCGGGCGAGTCAGCCGGGGAGCGTGGTGCTGGCGCTCGACAATGTCTCAGTCGGCGATGGCCGTGGCGTCGATCGGTTGAAGCAGACGAGTCTGAATGTCCGAAAAGGCGAGATCGTCGCCATCGCCGGTGTCGCTGGCAATGGCCAGGATGAACTCGTCGCCGCGGTGACCGGGCTGATGCGCGCCAGCGGCGGCAGGGCTATGCTGGGTGGCAAGGATATTTCCAGCCTGCCGCTTCCGGCCCGACGCGCGCTGGGCCTTTCCTATCTCAGCCCTGATCGAGCCGCAGAGGGGCTCTGCCTCGACGCCTCGATCGCGGAAAATGTCGTGGCGGGCCATCATCGCCGGCAGGGGTTTGTCAAATCGGGTGTTCTGAAGCTCGGCGCTATTGCCGAACATGCCGAACGATTGCTCGATCGCTATTCGGTCAAGCGTGCCTCGCCGACACTGGCGATTTCCAGTCTCTCCGGTGGCAACCAACAGCGCGTGGCCATCGCCCGCGAACTGGATGGCGATCCCGATCTTCTCGTTGCCTGCCAGCCGACGCGCGGTGTCGACATCAAGGGCATTGCCTTCATTCACCGATGCCTGCTTGATTATCGCGATCGCGGTGGCGCGGTATTGCTGGTCTCAGAGGAGCTCGACGAGATCCTGGCACTCGCCGACCGCATCGTCGTGCTCTTCAACGGCGAGATACGTGGCGAGCTCTCTCGTGGCCATGCCGATGTGGAAGCCATCGGCCGCATCATGCTCGGGGAGGTCGCGTGA
- a CDS encoding ABC transporter permease produces MIDNIIHAALIMTTPVLLAAIGGLINRTAGLVNIGLDSMMLVGALVSFILASSNGNWIGALIGAGLSGAVMGFLMSLCVTRLSANEIIVGLGFNIVAAGLVRFFLKSTYATSGTLSLPDVTRLPRWDIPLIGDMPIIGAIFSGHDILTWIAWLLVPATVWWLARTRPGLRLRAAGAGPKSARALGLDPLLTKDLSTVFAGFMAGLAGAYLSIGVVGIFNEGITAGRGFIAMAAFYFGRNRPVMTAIGALLFGFFDALQIRLQGRGIPAELVQTLPYVVVIVILTIIAITSRKSRGAKI; encoded by the coding sequence ATGATCGACAATATCATACACGCGGCATTGATCATGACGACGCCGGTGCTTTTGGCGGCGATCGGCGGCCTCATCAACCGCACCGCCGGTCTCGTGAATATCGGCCTTGATTCGATGATGCTGGTGGGTGCGCTGGTTAGCTTTATTCTGGCATCGAGCAACGGCAATTGGATAGGCGCACTCATCGGTGCGGGTCTATCGGGTGCGGTCATGGGCTTTCTGATGTCGCTCTGCGTGACGCGGTTAAGCGCCAATGAAATCATCGTCGGCCTGGGCTTCAACATTGTTGCTGCAGGTCTAGTGCGTTTTTTCCTGAAGTCGACCTATGCAACGTCAGGCACGCTCAGCCTGCCCGACGTCACGCGGCTGCCTCGCTGGGATATTCCCTTAATCGGGGATATGCCCATTATTGGCGCGATCTTCTCGGGGCATGATATTCTGACCTGGATCGCCTGGTTGCTGGTGCCGGCAACCGTATGGTGGCTGGCGCGGACCCGACCGGGTCTTCGGCTGCGCGCCGCCGGCGCCGGTCCGAAGTCGGCGCGCGCACTCGGTCTTGATCCGCTGCTTACGAAGGACCTTTCGACGGTGTTTGCCGGCTTCATGGCAGGGCTTGCCGGCGCTTATTTGTCCATCGGTGTGGTCGGAATCTTCAACGAAGGCATTACTGCCGGGCGCGGCTTCATCGCCATGGCTGCCTTCTATTTCGGCCGCAATCGGCCGGTCATGACCGCCATCGGTGCCTTGCTATTCGGCTTCTTCGATGCCCTCCAGATTCGCCTGCAAGGACGCGGAATTCCAGCGGAACTCGTGCAGACGCTGCCCTATGTCGTGGTCATCGTCATCCTGACCATCATCGCCATCACGTCGAGGAAGTCCCGCGGAGCCAAGATATGA
- a CDS encoding nucleoside phosphorylase, whose protein sequence is MTEKERTNRAWYIGADRDEVGRAAILVGDPARIARIAEHMTDVHFVAENRGLKTVTGTRDGQRITATAFGMGAPIATIVLHELHALGIRNFLRIGTAMAVAPAKLGDFVLADGALRAEGTSNTYAPLGFPAIADFDLNTKVRSLLKKRGKPWHAGIFGTYDGFYTEMFGLSGERRSIIETLKQDIQRLGLIGTDMETSALLTAARILGVRASTLCVATVDAFSQEKIADEQMAVLERDMFEIALDTMATMAAD, encoded by the coding sequence ATGACTGAGAAAGAACGAACCAACCGAGCCTGGTACATTGGTGCCGATCGCGATGAAGTTGGGAGGGCTGCAATTCTCGTTGGCGACCCAGCGCGTATCGCCCGCATCGCCGAGCATATGACCGATGTGCATTTCGTGGCCGAAAACCGTGGCCTGAAGACCGTGACCGGCACGCGTGACGGCCAGCGAATCACGGCCACCGCCTTCGGTATGGGAGCACCCATCGCTACAATCGTGCTGCATGAGCTGCACGCGCTGGGTATCAGGAATTTTCTGCGCATCGGCACCGCCATGGCTGTGGCGCCTGCCAAGCTCGGCGATTTCGTCCTGGCAGATGGCGCATTGCGCGCCGAAGGCACATCCAACACCTATGCGCCTCTGGGTTTCCCGGCAATCGCAGATTTCGACCTCAATACCAAGGTGCGGTCACTGCTTAAGAAGCGTGGAAAGCCATGGCATGCCGGCATTTTCGGCACCTATGACGGTTTCTACACTGAGATGTTTGGCCTTTCGGGCGAACGCCGCTCGATCATTGAGACACTAAAGCAGGATATCCAGAGGCTCGGTTTGATCGGAACCGACATGGAGACCTCGGCGCTCCTGACTGCCGCGCGCATCCTCGGCGTCCGCGCTTCCACACTCTGTGTCGCAACCGTCGATGCCTTCAGCCAGGAGAAGATCGCCGACGAGCAGATGGCGGTGCTGGAGCGCGACATGTTCGAAATCGCGCTCGACACGATGGCCACAATGGCCGCCGACTAA